AGCAGCTAAACTCATTTTTTCCTGTTTTGCTTCAAACTTCAAATCTTCGCCTAACTTTGACACATCATTGAACTCATAAAAAAATGGTCAACTCTGGAAACTTCTGCCATAAATCTTCTCGAACTCAGTGGAAATCAAGAAAGGAATGTATttctcaaaacaaaaaaaaaagaaaaaaaaaagaaagagatgtAATGACCAGAAAAGCGAAAATATCAAAGTTGAAGGCATACCACCATTGTATGTTCATGAACAGTCACGACCAGAGGATGGTTATGCTCCTTCACAAATCTAGTAACAACCCACTTTCCAGATTTCTCCATCTTAAAAAGTATTGTTGCTTTGCAACCTTCACGTGCATTAGGCCGAGCCTTTCTTCCTGGCCCTATCTTGCCTTTCACATTAGGAGAAAAACCCTGTTTGTTACATCCAAGACGCCTAGCAAGAGTTCTACCATCTATCTCTGAACGACGGCGTTGCATAATGCGTACAACAAATCCTACTCTCAGGGCATAATCATTATAAAATCTCTTTGCATCATCTTCAGATTCAAATTCCATGCCTACGGACGGTTCTGCAACTTCACTTCCCTCCAAGTCCTTAGCATCAAAAAAGTCATTTTCATTTAATTCCTCAAAGCTTCCTTCTGATTCAACATCACACCCATTTCCTCCTACCTTGCTTTCAGCTGCTTCCAATCCTTTATCAATATCCACTGCAGAGAGGAAACACAATATAGAACATAAGCCGACAAGATATATTTGCACTACACCATGTGAAGGTTATTGGGTTCTCGTAAAATTCCAAGGAAGACTGTTATCAAACACAAACAAATGCAGTTACTTTCATACTCGGAGAATAAGAATGCAGCACGGACACGAATCTAAGACAGCCTTGTTTcagaaacaaaaatattatataatcttCGAGGCTATAAAAACAGCCACATGCATCCACTCAGAAATAATGACATTCAAAGAAACTTTTCAAAATGGCGAATCCTAAGCGGTTCTATATCTTCTAATTGAAAGCATCAAAAGAGAGGTAGATCTGTGGGTAAATCAAAAGTCTGGTGTAATTTCTCTTGAAATATATGTTCCACCCCCTCCACTAACTCAAAATTTCAGGTATGAATGTTGCAAATTATTGGTCTCCACCTCTTAACATTCTGCCTGTTTGCATTTCAAAATTTGCAACAGCATCTAGACGAAAGGAGAAATCAGGGGTCAAAAACTATAATCATGCATAGACAGACCACATatacaaatttaattataacaGATATTATGACAAAATAAAACGGAAGCCATTTTACACAGTTTGCTACAATAACTtcaaaatcactcaaaatcAATTCCTAATACTCGGAATAAGGTAAAATTTCCCCATAACAGTTAGATATCACCGAAATTTCATGCCAACATGAGctggaaaaacaaaataaacaacaaataagAAAAATCCCAAAAGGTAAAGTGCAGTTGATCAAAACATGATTCTTACTGTTGTCGTGAATAACGGAGTGAAGGAAGAACCGAAGTGACTTCTAAATAGCAGATTTTGGCGTTTTATCATAATTCTCGCCCGCTCTGTTCAAGCTGAACTCCGCATTACGAGGCCTTCCACAGGTCCCCTGTTTTCATAAAAACAAATTAGTATTAACCCCCCAGCTTTGTTCTAATTATATTATCACTCCTTATACTAGAATCGTTAGAGCTGCAAAACGGGGAGATCACCGATCCCTCAACTTTGCTCAAAGGCTTTGTTTAGTCgtgaataaaaaatcaaataatttattatattatttaatctgttcaaatacagttcaataataaacaaaaaaattattaccttCTTCTGTTCATGTtagatcaagatctagtcatttatttatttcacctctagattatgtggtggatattccacaaacttcTAGAGCTTCGACTTCTCAAATCAGAGAAGAAATAGAATCTTCGgcagaagatttaattattaatcaaaacaATATTGTTCATCAAAGTAACNGGATGAACAGTtgttttatcgaattttgaaggttcacgatttattttaagaaaaNNNNNNNNNNNNNNNNNNNNNNNNNNNNNNNNNNNNNNNNNNNNNNNNNNNNNNNNNNNNNNNNNNNNNNNNNNNNNNNNNNNNNNNNNNNNNNNNNNNNNNNNNNNNNNNNNNNNNNNNNNNNNNNNNNNNNNNNNNNNNNNNNNNNNNNNNNNNNNNNNNNNNNNNNNNNNNNNNNNNNNNNNNNNNNNNNNNNNNNNNNNNNNNNNNNNNNNNNNNNNNNNNNNNNNNNNNNNNNNNNNNNNNNNNNNNNNNNNNNNNNNNNNNNNNNNNNNNNNNNNNNNNNNNNNNNNNNNNNNNNNNNNNNNNNNNNNNNNNNNNNNNNNNNNNNNNNNNNNNNNNNNNNNNNNNNNNNNNNNNNNNNNNNNNNNNNNNNNNNNNNNNNNNNNNNNNNNNNNNNNNNNNNNNNNNNNNNNNNNNNNNNNNNNNNNNNNNNNNNNNNNNNNNNNNNNNNNNNNNNNNNNNNNNNNNNNNNNNNNNNNNNNNNNNNNNNNNNNNNNNNNNNNNNNNNNNNNNNNNNNNNNNNNNNNNNNNNNNNNNNNNNNNNNNNNNNNNNNNNNNNNNNNNNNNNNNNNNNNNNNNNNNNNNNNNNNNNNNNNNNNNNNNNNNNNNNNNNNNNNNNNNNNNNNNNNNNNNNNNNNNNNNNNNNNNNNNNNNNNNNNNNNNNNNNNNNNNNNNNNNNNNNNNNNNNNNNNNNNNNNNNNNNNNNNNNNNNNNNNNNNNNNNNNNNNNNNNNNNNNNNNNNNNNNNNNNNNNNNNNNNNNNNNNNNNNNNNNNNNNNNNNNNNNNNNNNNNNNNNNNNNNNNNNNNNNNNNNNNNNNNNNNNNNNNNNNNNNNNNNNNNNNNNNNNNNNNNNNNNNNNNNNNNNNNNNNNNNNNNNNNNNNNNNNNNNNNNNNNNNNNNNNNNNNNNNNNNNNNNNNNNNNNNNNNNNNNNNNNNNNNNNNNNNNNNNNNNNNNNNNNNNNNNNNNNNNNNNNNNNNNNNNNNNNNNNNNNNNNNNNNNNNNNNNNNNNNNNNNNNNNNNNNNNNNNNNNNNNNNNNNNNNNNNNNNNNNNNNNNNNNNNNNNNNNNNNNNNNNNNNNNNNNNNNNNNNNNNNNNNNNNNNNNNNNNNNNNNNNNNNNNNNNNNNNNNNNNNNNNNNNNNNNNNNNNNNNNNNNNNNNNNNNNNNNNNNNNNNNNNNNNNNNNNNNNNNNNNNNNNNNNNNNNNNNNNNNNNNNNNNNNNNNNNNNNNNNNNNNNNNNNNNNNNNNNNNNNNNNNNNNNNNNNNNNNNNNNNNNNNNNNNNNNNNNNNNNNNNNNNNNNNNNNNNNNNNNNNNNNNNNNNNNNNNNNNNNNNNNNNNNNNNNNNNNNNNNNNNNNNNNNNNNNNNNNNNNNNNNNNNNNNNNNNNNNNNNNNNNNNNNNNNNNNNNNNNNNNNNNNNNNNNNNNNNNNNNNNNNNNNNNNNNNNNNNNNNNNNNNNNNNNNNNNNNNNNNNNNNNNNNNNNNNNNNNNNNNNNNNNNNNNNNNNNNNNNNNNNNNNNNNNNNNNNNNNNNNNNNNNNNNNNNNNNNNNNNNNNNNNNNNNNNNNNNNNNNNNNNNNNNNNNNNNNNNNNNNNNNNNNNNNNNNNNNNNNNNNNNNNNNNNNNNNNNNNNNNNNNNNNNNNNNNNNNNNNNNNNNNNNNNNNNNNNNNNNNNNNNNNNNNNNNNNNNNNNNNNNNNNNNNNNNNNNNNNNNNNNNNNNNNNNNNNNNNNNNNNNNNNNNNNNNNNNNNNNNNNNNNNNNNNNNNNNNNNNNNNNNNNNNNNNNNNNNNNNNNNNNNNNNNNNNNNNNNNNNNNNNNNNNNNNNNNNNNNNNNNNNNNNNNNNNNNNNNNNNNNNNNNNNNNNNNNNNNNNNNNNNNNNNNNNNNNNNNNNNNNNNNNNNNNNNNNNNNNNNNNNNNNNNNNNNNNNNNNNNNNNNNNNNNNNNNNNNNNNNNNNNNNNNNNNNNNNNNNNNNNNNNNNNNNNNNNNNNNNNNNNNNNNNNNNNNNNNNNNNNNNNNNNNNNNNNNNNNNNNNNNNNNNNNNNNNNNNNNNNNNNNNNNNNNNNNNNNNNNNNNNNNNNNNNNNNNNNNNNNNNNNNNNNNNNNNNNNNNNNNNNNNNNNNNNNNNNNNNNNNNNNNNNNNNNNNNNNNNNNNNNNNNNNNNNNNNNNNNNNNNNNNNNNNNNNNNNNNNNNNNNNNNNNNNNNNNNNNNNNNNNNNNNNNNNNNNNNNNNNNNNNNNNNNNNNNNNNNNNNNNNNNNNNNNNNNNNNNNNNNNNNNNNNNNNNNNNNNNNNNNNNNNNNNNNNNNNNNNNNNNNNNNNNNNNNNNNNNNNNNNNNNNNNNNNNNNNNNNNNNNNNNNNNNNNNNNNNNNNNNNNNNNNNNNNNNNNNNNNNNNNNNNNNNNNNNNNNNNNNNNNNNNNNNNNNNNNNNNNNNNNNNNNNNNNNNNNNNNNNNNNNNNNNNNNNNNNNNNNNNNNNNNNNNNNNNNNNNNNNNNNNNNNNNNNNNNNNNNNNNNNNNNNNNNNNNNNNNNNNNNNNNNNNNNNNNNNNNNNNNNNNNNNNNNNNNNNNNNNNNNNNNNNNNNNNNNNNNNNNNNNNNNNNNNNNNNNNNNNNNNNNNNNNNNNNNNNNNNNNNNNNNNNNNNNNNNNNNNNNNNNNNNNNNNNNNNNNNNNNNNNNNNNNNNNNNNNNNNNNNNNNNNNNNNNNNNNNNNNNNNNNNNNNNNNNNNNNNNNNNNNNNNNNNNNNNNNNNNNNNNNNNNNNNNNNNNNNNNNNNNNNNNNNNNNNNNNNNNNNNNNNNNNNNNNNNNNNNNNNNNNNNNNNNNNNNNNNNNNNNNNNNNNNNNNNNNNNNNNNNNNNNNNNNNNNNNNNNNNNNNNNNNNNNNNNNNNNNNNNNNNNNNNNNNNNNNNNNNNNNNNNNNNNNNNNNNNNNNNNNNNNNNNNNNNNNNNNNNNNNNNNNNNNNNNNNNTTTAAAAAGTTAAAGAACCtaatactgtttcagaaatgaattttattatttgatggatagtaaaccaaaaattgattttactaaaagATCTCTTGTCAGAGCAAagatcaatgcagaattttatCTACCCAAATGAGAATCTTTCAGAGaatggtattttaaaagtttctctgaagaaaaatttgaatacatagtaacagaattttataaatactgtgaaaatcaaaatagattaatacattttgttccttggttttttaaaacatttattatagattatatttctattattgaaagaaattataaattttcttcAGGACAGATGCAAAGATCTGTTTATCCTCTTCAACAATCTTTtaatatagaaaaaaataataaagttttaaattttactgctttttctaaattatttgataatgatatgttacagataactgttaaacatattaatcagataattgaaaaacaaaattatacaaatttatatcttacgataataggagaagaaatagtttctcttaaagatcgtattgataaacttattttagctattaatcaaattaaaccagatgttcatatacaAACTAAAGaagaaactaatattgtttctattgcaACCTCTTCTATTAAATCTCCTCCtgaaataaaagattttaaatttaaatcttctgtttctgatttagaaaaattattaaaagaaaaatttaaaaatcttaatttaaatactcttaatgaagagtTCGAGAAAATTTCTTCTGGGgaaacaataaatcaaataaaatgtgCAGATAAACCTAtccaaactaaatattattatgatagacctactctcatggatgttcttgttgaagaacaagaatatattttctctaatattTATAATGGAAAAAGTATTTATGAATGCAATATTGATGGTgttagtgataaacaaatttataatactgctcacagaatgcttattgttggggatcgatatagagtttagaggcgggtgaataaactcttttcttttctgatttcttcttttgaagttgctaaaatcctgttagagattgtaactaatcttgttcaagtatgcaaccaACAGATCACAgaatagtgcggaaacgatATGAGGGTTcagtaattgaaatgataaaaacagtaggcagtagacaatagttgtttatggaagttcgaagataaaatcttctacgtctccccttcttctgtttccagaaggtatcactaaaagactttggattttacagtacacactcgtacacacccacttcagcaggacttagcctctgcctactgaaactcttagtgtatcaacacgataaaatatataatcaaagttctggaaaagactcttttccagattacaaactcttctcaacaagatatgaatagTGTGAACTATTTATGAAGAGTATGAGAAatagcagcacaagatgatcttcaaccgatcagatatatgctatgaaacgtgtgctacttttctgtGTGTCTAGCTTTTTGTGAGATAAGAGAGTTTTGTGCTCAGATCAACGTTGTGAGTATTGTTATCAGTATTGTCCCCCAATCTTTATCAACGTTGTTCTTGTATGTTTCTAGAAGTTTTTGatcccaacgtctataaacaaaacggcttctttgacttctgatatcttcagctttaatacctgaaataggtcctgcagaaaagcttcaaaacaatcagtcttgttttataccaaagttggtaagacgtaataaatagcttcatacagcattaatggtgcaattaatgctagtacttgataaagtaacggtaacattcaaggctagttctgtttatgcgaaagacgttaagttacttcggtttggactgaattctgcttctgtttttctagaattctaagttcagcttctggttatcttagaactttaagttctgcttctggttttcgttagctgaagactactgcttttatattgcctaaagatctgctgattttaaatctcattgctcatcgccacaattaagttatgtctaacaatttctccctttgtgGTGATGTCAAAACCTAAATATTAGCAGAAAAATAATGGCAagataaaacataattatattaaGATAATTAACGAAAGTTTTAATTATCGGTGCCAATGTCCCTGTAAATGgtttcttcagcatattgatatCTTCTGGCAGAAGATTCTGCTATATCTCCAGTTGTTCTTCCTTCTGCTTGTCCTCCTTCTGGTTctgcttccccctttttggcatcaGTGGCCAGTACTCGAGACAACAAATCATCCATGTTGCTAGAAATATTGAGAATACCATCGTTGAGCATTTCCAGATATGGTGCCTGATTAGATACTCGTTCATTGAGAGCATTGTGAGATTGAGACTGGGACTCAATCTTGGCATCCATAGATTCCAAGGTGGTGGAAACTGAACGAATAACCTCATCATGGTCGGTGAGTCGTTTGAGTATGTCAGTTTGACCGAGTACGATGATGCCTTGGCTTCTGGAAACATTTTGTCGAAAGACAATGGTCTCAGCATACATTTTACTCACAGATTTTGTCGTCTTAGTTAGTTCCTTGGATATGCGGTCTCGAAAGAACTTAGAACCACTGACTTCTCCAGCATGTTCACGAGATAGCTCCTTTACTATTTCAGATAGATTGTGGAGATCCTTTTGCAAAGTATCAATCTCAATTTCAATATCAAACCGTTCCGGTTCTGGAGATGGAGTTCTGGTGAGCATACGCTGCTTGATTTCAGCGGTACGAGCAGCAGCTGAGTCAGAAATGGATAAGACCAATGCAGTAGAACGTTATAGTTCTGTTGGAGCAATGGAAAGAATCACATTCTTTGAACCAGCAGAGGTGCCAGGTTCAACAGGGCTTAAGTCTAGAGCGGCAGATACAGGAGGAGCTACATAAGTTTCCTCATCAACAGATGGAGCAACAGAAGTTTCTTCAACCATAGGTTCAGGCGCCGTACTATCATCTTGATGAGTAGCTTCAGTGGTCTCTGGTGGTTGCTCTGAAGGGATAGAATCAGATGGCATATTCAGTAGATCCTTTATTTCTGCTTGATATTCAGCAAAAAAGTTCTCAAGATTTGGTAAGGGATTGACATCTGATGTTTCCACATGCTGAGGTTCAATTTGAGCTTCGGAGAGTACCACTTCATTAGCTTGAGTTAGTGCAGCAGCCGTCGTAAGAACAATAGACTGAATTACTTCATCCACTGAAGCTAATTCTCGAACAGAGATCAAAGATGATGATTGAGCAGGCAGGTCCGGTGATGCAGGAGTACTAGAGACCTTGGCTCCGGAAGGAACTATGATCCTTTCCTCAACTGTCTATGTCTGTAGAACTTCTGGTACCATGCCTAACCTGTAAGGCAGAGGCTTAGTAAAAACCTGTCCTTGAGCTCGAATTAGCTCAGCCAAAGTCTGCAGCTGATCAGTCAGAAGTTGAATGATATCCTGATCATGAGGAGCAGTAGGACTCATTGGatcaaaatttgactttaaGGTTGTCAACACAGAGTCCATCGCCTTTTGTTTCAGTTGATGAAGGATATAATTTCTCCGATTCATGGCTTCAATAACATTTTTGGTTTTTGCAATAGCAAAAACTCTTTTCTCATGCTTCACGATCTGAGAAAATACGCCTGCAGTGCGTAAATGAGTGAAAGGATGAAATGCTCTCATCTTTAGCCATTCATCAAAGAACAACATGTCTTCCCTGGCAGATTTTTCAATCTCTTGAAGATGAAGTTCAATACCAGTTTTCACTGAGGTTTTGGGGCATTGAACTTGTTGTTCATCAAACagcttttcctttccttttccTGTAGGAATAGGCAGTGAGGTTCGAGTAGTTGATGATCTTGCCAATGACTCTCGAATCACAACTCCAGTAATAGGTCTAACAATAGGTTctgatgttgatgttgatggAGCAGTGATGACCGCTGGTTTGATGAAAGAGAAGGTAGTAGTTGGTTGTGAAACAGTAGAAGTAACTGCTGGTTGGGAGGGAGTTGCTGCTGGTTCCGAAGCAGACTTGGTTTTTGTTTGGGTGGCTTCTGGAAATACTTGTCTCAACGGGACAGTATCCAAATCAGCAACGACCACATTTTTCTTGATACGGATGGTGGTTCTCAACTTCTTTTGTTGGGTGTTGCTACTGGAAGAGATGCTTGAGTAGGAGCCGCTGATTCTTCAGATACAGTTTTATCTGAATCAGTCAAAACAATCACTCTCTTCCTTTTGATGTTCTTTTGGGGAGCATGACCCTCGGTTAGAGTATCCccaatttcctttttcatgGAAACAAATTCGGCCACAGTTGGTTTAGGTCGCAAAGCAAGCACGTTATCGGCATCGGCCATAGTTACAGAAGAAGCATCTTGATCATATAATCTGAACAATTAGTTAGATTGTTCTAAATTATTAGGTTTAAACTGTGGAATTATCCCTTTCACAAATCACGATCACGCAAAAAGAGGGGATTCCAGCAGTTTTTAGTTAGATTCCTGTTGAAGTACTCAGTGCTACTGAAGTACCTCAAACTGCTGATATCAACAAATGTAGTAGATAAACGCAATGTAATGTATctggttttataaaaatttcattttgtcaTATTTTCGTTTATCTACTGCTTTCATTGAAGGTTATAAAACAAGGGATACGAAAAACTTAGTCTGGGTAAATCGTATGAATCAAGAGACGTTTCATCTgacttgagactcttcaacttcttcaatCATTAAATTTCTCCTGTCTATAAGTAATACAACAAGAATgttagataataacagttcgaTATGTCTAGTTCAAGCAATTCTGATGCTTGTAGCAGTACGCATGTCATTGTCACAGATGAAATGTTTCcttatctggaagacttgaagaagactattgaagaatatgtcttgGTAAAAgttatgtcttcatggttcatgattcaagatctccagaattcTTATCAAAATGGTTTGGCATTTACTCGTTCACAGAGAGCAGTAGCGAGAAGAACAAtcaacaatttgatgtcaatcatgttacagagctagcaactgatcaagttcttctgcatgcgatgctgtggaaggagtggcatcagctagagaagatctcttctgctgaatccttcattagtttaagaatccatgaactgaataattggatagttgagtggcaggattTTGTAGGTTCTGAACTGGCTGCTGTAACATGGCATagattatttcctcaataaaattttagtagatgtaattTTGTCTTCTTATTCTTCTGCAAACATTTTATTGTTGAGTTTTGACAAATAACAAttaagttaaatcaattaaaccaagtacattttgaaagtaagaaaacttattctcaggcagaggttttgtaaagatatctgctgcttgttgatcagtcgGAACGTATTCCAGACGAATATCCTTCATCTGTACATGATCTCTgataaaatgatgtctgatatcTATGTGCTTCGTTCTGGAATGAAGTACTGGATTTTGCGTGATTGTAATggcactggtattgtcacagaAGATGGGTGATTCAGAGGCTTGAACTCCATAATCTTTGAGTTGTTGCTGTATCCATAGTATTTGagagcagcaacttccagcagcaagatacgCTGCTTCTGCATTAGACgtggctatggaagtctgctttttactgaaccaggagatcaacctgtcaccaagaaattgacaaaaaccactagTGCTTTTCCTATCCAGTTTGCATCCTGCATAGttagcatctgaatatccaataagattgaatGATGAGTCCTTGGGATACCATAGGCCGACATTCTGAGTACCCTTTAAGTATTTTAGAATACGCTTAGCAGCAATATAATGAGATTGCTTAGGGTTAGTCTGAAATCTTGAGCAAatacaaacagcaaacatgATATCAGGTCTGCTGGCTGTGAGATATAATaatgagccaataagaccacgatactgagttacctctactgagtttccattttcatctttgtcaagtttagtagatgagctcattggagtggaagcagcagagcatgtTTTCATACCATACTTTTTCAGTAATTCTTTCGTATACTTAGCCTGATTTATGCAGATTCCTGTTTCCAGTTGCTTGACTTGCAGTCCTAGgaagaatgttaattctcccatcaaactcatctcaaatttatcctgcatcatcttagcaaacttttcacatagtttggggttagttgacccaaagataatgtcatcaacataaatttgtactAACAAAATGTGCTTATTCTTAACAAACGTGAATAAAGTCTTATCTACTGTGCCAATGGTGAAATCCTGATTAACAAGGAATTGTGATAGAGTGTCATACCATGCTCTAGGTGCCTGTTTCAGACCATACAGAGCTTTGTGTAATTTGAAAACATGATGTGGTAGAAAATGAtcgatgaaacctggaggttgttcgacgtaaacttcttcttgcagtaaaccatttaggaaggcactcttcacatccatctgataaactttaaaatttttgaaagcagcaaaggctaagaatattctgatggcttcaagccttgctactggtgcaaaggtctcatcatagtctattccttcttcttgcctgaaACCCTGAgccaccagtcttgctttgtttctaactacatttccttcttcattcaacttgtttctgaatacccaCCGAGTTCCAATGACTGCTTGATGAGTTGGTCTAGGTACTAGAAACCatacttcatttcttttaaattgattcagctcttcttgcattgcttcaatccaactaggatccagaagagcttcttcaatcttctttgattcaacctgagaaataaaagcagcatgtATATATTCATTAAGCATTTGTCTTCTTGTCCTTAAAGGAGCTGCTGGATTTCCGATAACCAAGGATGGAGGATGCGATTTTCTCCAGATAAAAGGGTTTAGACggatttcttcctggtttgatGGATTTGGACCAAGCTCAAGTGAGTGTCAATAGATTCTGGAGTGTCAACTACTGGCTCTGGTGCATCCTGTGTCTGTATTGCTGATTCTACTATAGGGgtgtctggttctggattttgtgCATTGTTGACATGTGGTTCTGTTCACTATCCAGTTCTAGATGAATGTTGTCCAACCTGTTACTCAGATTTGAAGTGTCAGTAATTTCATGAGCATTGCTGTCTTCGTCGAAAACAACATGaatggattcttcaacattaagagttcTATTATTGAAGATTCTGAAGGCTTTGCTcactgctgaatatccaagaaacgGTCCAGCATCTGATTTCGAATCAAATGCAGTCAAATAGTTTTTACCGTTATTATGCACGAAACATTTGCaaccaaatacatgaaaataagatacattaggcttactccctttccatatctcataaggAGTCTTATCATGTCTCTTGTTGATCATGGTTCTGTTTTGTGTATAGCATGCAGTGTTGATTGCATCTgcccagaagcgctgagagatgttagcatctgctagcattgttctggcggcttctttaagagttctgtttctcctttcagctactccGTTTTGTTGAGGCATTCTGGCAGCTGAATACTCATGATGAATGTCctgttcatccaaatataactcaagtACCTTGTTAGTAAACTCAGTACCTCGATCGCTTCTGATTTTAAtaacagaaactgatttttcattttgaattttcttcagaagtttgatcagaAGGCCACTGGTCTGGTCTTTTCCAGCAAAaaatattacccaagtaaatctggaaaaatcatcaacaataacAAGAGTGTatctcattctccctaaactTATGATAGGGATTGGGccaaataagtccatatgcaataattccaaACATCTTGTAGTTGATTTACTACCTTTGTTCTTGAAGCTGGATCTTATCTGtttaccaagttgacatgcagaacatacGTGATTTTTAACGAAATTAATATCAGGCAAACCGTCAACTATGTTCTGctttttgagaatattgattgacttaaagtttaggtgattcaatctcttgtgccataaCCAATGTTTATCACTGAGAGATGTAACTAAACACGTAGGAACATTAATATGATCTACATTCCAAGAAACTCCGTATGTATTTCCTTCTCTTTTCCCGGTTAAGATTTCATATCCATCCACATCTTTAATTATGCATAAGTGCTTCTGAAAAACTACTGAATATCCATTGTCACATAATTGACTGATACTGATCAGATTATAACATAGGTTTTCAACCAAAAGTACATCATTTATAGTAATGTTACCATGAGTAATCTTACAAttacccacggttttaccttttgagttgtccccaaaa
This sequence is a window from Primulina huaijiensis isolate GDHJ02 chromosome 13, ASM1229523v2, whole genome shotgun sequence. Protein-coding genes within it:
- the LOC140991873 gene encoding protein FAR1-RELATED SEQUENCE 5-like isoform X2, coding for MDIDKGLEAAESKVGGNGCDVESEGSFEELNENDFFDAKDLEGSEVAEPSVGMEFESEDDAKRFYNDYALRVGFVVRIMQRRRSEIDGRTLARRLGCNKQGFSPNVKGKIGPGRKARPNAREGCKATILFKMEKSGKWVVTRFVKEHNHPLVVTVHEHTMVRDKDKKIQELTQELQHQDQLCAEYRERLLNLLANVEKEADQLSSRVLSVVESVRKAEAEALMMFSTESLKM
- the LOC140991873 gene encoding protein FAR1-RELATED SEQUENCE 5-like isoform X1 translates to MIKRQNLLFRSHFVDIDKGLEAAESKVGGNGCDVESEGSFEELNENDFFDAKDLEGSEVAEPSVGMEFESEDDAKRFYNDYALRVGFVVRIMQRRRSEIDGRTLARRLGCNKQGFSPNVKGKIGPGRKARPNAREGCKATILFKMEKSGKWVVTRFVKEHNHPLVVTVHEHTMVRDKDKKIQELTQELQHQDQLCAEYRERLLNLLANVEKEADQLSSRVLSVVESVRKAEAEALMMFSTESLKM